In the genome of Pseudomonadota bacterium, one region contains:
- a CDS encoding endonuclease MutS2 codes for MVDKTLSYLDYLKLLDLFKQYSATPFAADLISALRPLSAIEEIKLRQNRIEDIIEIIKWDGNIPLSYIADIRDVLKRTFIKDSILETGEFLMMSTFLRTCDDIVRFLKKAHVKGQYIETILENAKPFPHILSKILKTINPDGFIEDTATYELSRIRADLFLFRGKIKKQLEKIMERETVNPVLQDFYVSIRNGRYVIPLKPNFNQFLQGIVHDYSHTLKTSFVEPVECVDMNNNINMLEKEEKEEEKRVLKELTEYIRTYANDLKTDLEIVADLDFYQSLALFSIKFDCTKPEVGPDESIDIKDAKNPFIAISKKDRTIPIDIFMEPGKKAMIISGPNAGGKTAALKTVGLLSLMAQTGLFIPASGKPRLPVFKNVFAIIGDEQDIAMELSSFTAHMTTVKDIYEHAAGGELILIDEIGGNTEPQEASALSMGVIDAFVEKGCRVIVTTHLNLLKAYGYTKPFAINAATAFDTEKMKPLYKLTYGMAGYSNAISVAKNINVPERIIEKSYEYLGTQEHMLNELVSALENARRKADEELAELKNTKEEIKKRLSLVKGKKDEIIKTFEEKYNLRLLELEVELESIKKEIAKNEKMSIKISKEKLTSLRNKYVKNPIKKTDDIRIGDYVFVSSMGGNGYVTNIDKGGDMYEVVIGNLRTKIHKALVSKTSKTKVPKPVRKEAEIVVNVQDTEVSELNLMGLRVEEALEELDRFMDKAIVRGISKAKIIHGIGTGRLMNAVKNRLLETKYIKNIERDERNAGITLVELL; via the coding sequence ATGGTTGATAAAACATTATCATACCTCGATTATTTAAAACTCCTTGATTTATTTAAACAATACTCTGCAACCCCCTTTGCTGCAGATCTTATATCAGCGCTAAGGCCTCTTAGCGCTATCGAAGAAATAAAACTCAGACAGAACAGAATTGAAGACATTATTGAGATTATAAAGTGGGATGGGAATATTCCTCTGTCCTATATTGCTGATATCAGGGATGTTTTGAAGAGGACTTTTATTAAAGACTCAATCCTTGAGACAGGTGAATTTTTGATGATGTCAACCTTTTTAAGGACTTGCGACGATATTGTCAGGTTCTTAAAAAAGGCGCACGTTAAAGGACAATACATAGAAACAATTCTGGAAAATGCTAAGCCATTTCCTCATATCCTTTCAAAAATACTCAAGACCATCAACCCTGACGGGTTTATTGAAGACACTGCAACATATGAATTGTCTAGGATCAGAGCAGACTTATTCCTTTTCAGGGGAAAGATAAAAAAACAACTCGAAAAAATCATGGAAAGGGAAACGGTAAACCCAGTACTACAGGATTTCTATGTCTCCATTCGAAACGGGAGATACGTTATACCTCTAAAACCAAACTTCAATCAGTTTCTACAGGGCATAGTTCATGATTATTCTCATACGCTGAAGACATCTTTTGTTGAACCGGTAGAATGTGTAGATATGAACAATAACATCAACATGCTTGAAAAGGAGGAAAAGGAAGAGGAAAAAAGGGTCCTAAAAGAATTGACCGAATATATCAGGACCTATGCCAACGACCTGAAAACAGACCTTGAGATTGTTGCAGATCTTGATTTTTATCAGTCCCTCGCCTTATTCAGCATAAAGTTTGACTGTACAAAACCGGAGGTTGGTCCAGATGAATCCATAGACATCAAAGATGCTAAAAACCCTTTTATAGCAATATCAAAAAAAGACCGGACTATCCCGATAGATATTTTTATGGAACCAGGCAAGAAAGCAATGATTATAAGCGGCCCGAACGCCGGCGGCAAGACTGCTGCTTTAAAAACAGTTGGACTCTTATCCCTTATGGCACAGACAGGTTTATTCATTCCGGCATCCGGTAAGCCAAGGTTACCTGTTTTTAAAAATGTTTTTGCCATTATAGGGGATGAGCAGGATATTGCTATGGAACTTTCCAGTTTTACTGCGCATATGACAACTGTAAAAGACATATACGAGCATGCCGCTGGAGGAGAACTTATCCTGATTGATGAAATCGGCGGGAATACAGAACCGCAGGAGGCTTCTGCCCTTTCAATGGGCGTTATTGATGCCTTTGTTGAAAAAGGGTGCAGGGTAATTGTCACAACTCACCTGAATCTTTTAAAAGCCTATGGCTACACGAAACCCTTTGCTATAAATGCAGCCACGGCTTTTGACACGGAAAAGATGAAGCCGCTTTATAAGTTGACCTATGGAATGGCAGGGTACAGCAATGCAATCAGTGTTGCAAAAAATATTAATGTCCCTGAAAGGATTATCGAGAAAAGCTATGAGTATCTGGGAACACAGGAACATATGCTCAACGAGCTTGTAAGCGCATTGGAAAATGCAAGGAGAAAGGCTGATGAAGAACTTGCAGAGCTTAAAAACACAAAAGAAGAAATAAAAAAGAGACTTTCTCTGGTAAAGGGTAAAAAAGATGAAATTATAAAAACATTTGAAGAAAAATACAATCTCAGGTTATTGGAATTAGAAGTAGAATTGGAATCAATAAAAAAAGAGATTGCAAAAAATGAAAAAATGTCTATAAAGATAAGTAAGGAAAAATTAACATCTTTAAGAAATAAATATGTTAAAAATCCGATAAAAAAAACTGATGATATTAGGATAGGTGACTATGTATTTGTGAGCAGCATGGGGGGAAATGGTTATGTTACAAACATCGATAAGGGGGGGGACATGTATGAGGTTGTCATAGGAAACCTCAGAACAAAGATCCACAAAGCTCTTGTCAGTAAAACATCAAAAACAAAAGTACCCAAACCGGTCAGGAAAGAAGCAGAGATCGTCGTAAACGTTCAGGATACTGAAGTATCCGAGTTGAACCTCATGGGGCTGAGAGTCGAGGAAGCATTGGAAGAACTTGACAGGTTTATGGACAAGGCCATTGTCCGGGGCATATCAAAGGCAAAGATTATTCACGGAATAGGAACAGGCAGGCTGATGAACGCAGTCAAAAACCGTCTTCTTGAAACAAAGTACATAAAAAATATTGAAAGAGACGAAAGAAACGCAGGAATAACATTGGTAGAGCTTTTATGA
- the dnaG gene encoding DNA primase produces MRSTLEELLHRVNIVDVISQHVKLRKSGKDFSGLCPFHSEKTPSFTVSIEKQIYYCFGCHEGGNVINFLMKFENMTFQETLENLAHEYGVEIKKGGTKRSNSFDAMSKLADYYHNNIKNNRVALEYLSRRGITSDVIDEFKIGYSDRSRNSIRTFIKNSGIPRDVLLNTGILRLKDTEIYDMFMGRVVVPIIDVNKKVIGFGGRTIEKEGFPKYINSPESPIFSKGTSLFGIDKTRKHITEKNEVFIVEGYFDFIALYTAGLKNIVSTLGTSVTEEQLIRLRNYTDNITLMLDGDEAGIKSALKLIGRLSDMDINGSMVVLPDGHDPDSFIKKEGMDALNKLINTKKPIMDYYFDYCMAKWGVGTMENKNRFIKSVLPYIEGIRGGVKKRLYIKRLSELTGVEEYHFREGLEERRTEQLSGNYISSSIIERKVIGALMGKPGMLGILKEKEVINYIKDAEIKEILMNMCDFFDEKGTMEVNNFINVLGTDSLRDLVTNAVFDVAGYEDNELEKVLQDYFRHVEKNSIKDKAKKITERLLEAEKRGDEKEIMELLNEKRKVLAFFKTNQ; encoded by the coding sequence ATGAGATCAACACTGGAAGAACTACTTCACAGGGTAAATATTGTGGATGTTATTTCCCAACATGTTAAACTAAGGAAAAGCGGCAAAGATTTCAGTGGCTTATGTCCATTTCACAGTGAAAAGACACCATCTTTTACAGTAAGCATTGAAAAACAGATATATTATTGTTTCGGATGTCATGAAGGGGGTAATGTAATAAATTTTCTGATGAAATTCGAAAATATGACCTTCCAGGAAACCCTTGAAAATCTTGCACATGAATACGGGGTTGAGATTAAAAAAGGGGGCACAAAAAGGTCGAATTCATTTGATGCAATGTCGAAACTGGCTGATTATTACCACAATAATATTAAGAACAACAGGGTTGCGCTTGAATATCTTTCCAGGAGAGGAATAACCTCTGATGTTATTGATGAATTTAAGATCGGATACAGCGACAGGTCAAGAAATTCGATCCGGACATTTATAAAAAATTCTGGAATACCAAGAGATGTCCTTTTAAATACAGGGATTTTAAGGTTAAAAGATACAGAAATATACGATATGTTCATGGGCAGGGTTGTAGTTCCAATTATTGATGTTAATAAAAAGGTGATAGGCTTTGGAGGAAGAACAATTGAAAAAGAAGGATTTCCAAAATATATAAATTCTCCGGAATCTCCTATCTTTTCTAAGGGTACATCGTTATTCGGCATTGACAAAACAAGAAAACACATAACCGAAAAGAATGAAGTATTTATTGTTGAAGGGTACTTCGATTTTATTGCTTTATATACGGCAGGTTTGAAGAACATTGTTTCCACACTGGGTACATCGGTAACAGAAGAGCAGCTTATCAGATTAAGAAATTACACGGATAATATAACCCTTATGCTTGACGGCGACGAGGCTGGTATAAAAAGTGCCCTAAAGTTGATAGGCCGGCTTTCTGATATGGATATTAACGGAAGTATGGTTGTTTTGCCCGATGGTCATGACCCGGATAGCTTTATAAAAAAAGAAGGGATGGATGCACTGAACAAATTGATCAACACAAAGAAACCAATAATGGATTATTATTTTGACTATTGTATGGCAAAATGGGGAGTAGGAACAATGGAAAACAAGAACCGGTTTATAAAATCGGTTCTGCCTTACATAGAAGGCATAAGAGGCGGTGTAAAAAAAAGACTTTATATAAAGAGATTGTCGGAATTAACAGGAGTGGAGGAATACCATTTCAGAGAAGGACTGGAGGAAAGGAGAACTGAACAACTATCCGGTAATTATATTTCATCCAGTATTATCGAGAGAAAGGTTATCGGGGCTTTGATGGGCAAACCCGGAATGCTCGGGATATTAAAAGAAAAGGAGGTGATAAATTATATAAAAGATGCCGAAATAAAAGAGATATTGATGAATATGTGTGACTTCTTTGATGAGAAAGGTACCATGGAGGTAAACAACTTTATTAACGTCCTTGGCACGGATAGCTTGAGGGATTTAGTAACAAATGCTGTTTTTGATGTGGCAGGTTATGAGGATAATGAATTAGAGAAGGTTTTACAGGACTACTTCAGACATGTAGAAAAAAATTCCATAAAAGATAAAGCAAAGAAAATTACGGAAAGGCTTTTGGAAGCAGAAAAAAGGGGAGATGAAAAGGAGATTATGGAGCTTCTTAATGAGAAGAGAAAGGTACTGGCATTCTTCAAAACCAACCAATAA
- the rpoD gene encoding RNA polymerase sigma factor RpoD has protein sequence MADKAKIFFPSDENQENKKMYLIVKGSEKPESIFDDMELFDLEGEAETSLVDTERFEEVLNAELEEVYIDELTNPIRHYIKEMADLALLTREGEKEIAIRMEEAKEEIRKIIVSFPGTVKELLNVLLSLKTTNTKIKDIIFGNDDEDETECDMELQREKIIELLEGLKNVYLQFKDNSKGNRTKYRAKVKAIIGEMNFGKKITENITCKIKKYVERICKIEGDIEKCCNAGSKDMETQLSTLQKRLEKIEQEAGASAKELKSYLKKIEDAEKRCLCAKNELVKANLRLVVSIAKRYINRGLSLLDIIQEGNIGLMKAVDRFEYRRGYKFSTYATWWIRQSITRAIADQARTIRIPVHMIETINKIVKASKELVQNLGREPLPDEIAEEIGFSTDKVRKVLKITKEPISLEAPISDDDDTHLADFIEDRRAQTPQDSAIFYDLIEQLNIVLATLTPKEEKVVRMRFGLGEKHDHTLEEVGQVFDVTRERVRQIEAKALRKLKHPMRATKLRGFVEA, from the coding sequence ATGGCCGATAAAGCGAAGATATTTTTTCCTTCTGATGAAAATCAAGAAAACAAAAAAATGTATCTTATCGTAAAAGGCAGTGAAAAACCTGAAAGCATATTCGATGACATGGAACTTTTCGATCTGGAAGGGGAAGCCGAAACAAGCCTTGTAGATACTGAAAGATTTGAAGAGGTCTTGAACGCTGAACTTGAAGAAGTTTATATTGATGAACTGACCAACCCCATCAGACACTATATCAAAGAGATGGCCGATCTTGCATTGCTCACACGTGAAGGCGAAAAAGAGATTGCCATTAGAATGGAAGAAGCCAAAGAAGAAATCAGAAAAATTATTGTTTCTTTCCCTGGTACAGTTAAAGAATTGCTGAATGTCCTGTTATCCCTTAAAACAACAAATACAAAGATAAAAGACATAATTTTCGGTAATGACGATGAAGACGAAACAGAATGCGACATGGAATTGCAAAGAGAAAAGATAATTGAACTTCTTGAAGGGCTGAAAAATGTTTATCTGCAATTTAAAGACAACAGCAAAGGCAATAGAACAAAATACAGAGCAAAAGTAAAGGCAATAATAGGCGAAATGAATTTTGGTAAAAAAATTACCGAGAATATTACTTGTAAAATAAAAAAGTATGTAGAAAGAATTTGTAAAATAGAAGGTGATATAGAAAAATGTTGCAATGCCGGCAGCAAAGATATGGAGACACAGTTATCTACACTACAGAAAAGGCTGGAAAAAATTGAACAGGAAGCAGGGGCTTCGGCTAAGGAACTCAAGTCCTATCTGAAAAAGATTGAAGATGCCGAAAAGAGATGTCTCTGTGCAAAGAACGAATTGGTTAAAGCCAATCTCAGATTAGTTGTAAGCATTGCAAAGCGATATATAAACAGAGGGCTTTCTCTCCTGGATATAATTCAGGAAGGCAACATAGGTTTGATGAAGGCAGTAGACAGATTTGAGTACAGGCGGGGTTATAAATTCAGCACTTATGCCACATGGTGGATCCGACAGTCGATTACAAGGGCCATAGCCGATCAGGCAAGAACAATCAGAATTCCGGTCCATATGATTGAAACTATAAATAAAATTGTAAAAGCATCGAAGGAGCTTGTGCAGAATCTCGGCAGAGAACCTCTTCCCGATGAAATAGCAGAAGAAATAGGGTTTTCTACAGACAAGGTGCGGAAGGTTTTAAAAATAACAAAAGAACCTATTTCTCTTGAAGCACCGATAAGCGACGATGACGATACTCACCTTGCTGATTTTATTGAAGACCGGCGCGCGCAAACACCGCAGGATTCTGCCATATTCTATGATCTTATTGAACAATTAAACATAGTGCTCGCCACACTGACACCAAAAGAAGAAAAGGTGGTGCGCATGAGGTTTGGTCTGGGAGAAAAGCACGATCATACCCTGGAAGAGGTTGGACAGGTTTTTGACGTAACAAGAGAGCGGGTGAGACAGATAGAAGCGAAGGCATTAAGAAAACTGAAGCACCCTATGAGAGCAACAAAATTGAGAGGTTTTGTTGAAGCATAG
- a CDS encoding acyl-CoA dehydrogenase family protein — translation MDFQLTEVQGFFKKTVADTIDKIVAPRSQEIDEKDEFPWELWKEFARLGYLGLRYPEKMGGLNADMIMCMTFYEEIARGSVGFAQSVIMNILMGTYFIFRFGSDAIKERCLYPAMKGEKIATMCFTEDQSGSDLGATRTMAVRDGEGWRINGTKMWITNGPICDFCTVLATTDPSKGLKGLNFFLVEKGTPGFSSGQIIHKLGCRGTVTGELVFDNVWVPYENLLGEEPGKGVFYVSDILDEVRLMTGAMALGIARGAYREALEFARKRVAFGQPIGNYQLIREKFADMDTMINASRLMIYYGSWLLENNMESRIVAAEAKMYATETCLKVVDELTRIYGANAFAYEYKSQRYFRDARFLLYGGGTHEVLKDFIGKAIIGKL, via the coding sequence ATGGACTTTCAATTAACAGAAGTACAAGGTTTTTTTAAGAAAACTGTTGCTGATACAATTGACAAAATAGTTGCCCCCAGGTCCCAGGAAATAGACGAGAAGGATGAATTTCCATGGGAGCTGTGGAAGGAATTTGCAAGGCTGGGCTATCTCGGATTACGTTATCCTGAAAAAATGGGCGGTTTGAATGCAGATATGATTATGTGCATGACTTTTTATGAGGAGATTGCCCGCGGCTCTGTCGGTTTTGCCCAGAGTGTTATCATGAATATCCTCATGGGAACATATTTCATATTCCGTTTTGGAAGCGACGCAATCAAGGAACGGTGCCTTTATCCGGCAATGAAAGGTGAAAAGATTGCCACAATGTGCTTCACAGAAGATCAGTCAGGCTCCGATCTCGGCGCCACAAGAACAATGGCTGTTCGGGACGGAGAAGGCTGGCGGATAAACGGAACGAAGATGTGGATTACAAACGGACCTATATGTGATTTCTGTACTGTCCTTGCCACAACAGATCCTTCAAAAGGACTGAAGGGGTTGAACTTTTTTTTAGTAGAAAAGGGAACGCCGGGTTTTTCAAGCGGCCAGATTATCCACAAACTTGGGTGCAGAGGCACTGTGACCGGGGAACTTGTATTCGATAACGTATGGGTGCCTTATGAAAATCTTCTGGGCGAAGAGCCTGGAAAAGGCGTATTTTATGTAAGCGATATACTGGACGAAGTACGGTTAATGACAGGCGCAATGGCTCTCGGCATAGCAAGAGGCGCATATCGTGAAGCATTGGAATTTGCAAGAAAAAGAGTGGCCTTCGGGCAACCTATAGGAAATTACCAGTTGATAAGAGAAAAATTTGCCGATATGGACACTATGATTAATGCGTCAAGACTGATGATTTACTATGGCTCGTGGCTGTTGGAAAACAATATGGAAAGCAGGATTGTTGCCGCTGAAGCAAAAATGTACGCAACAGAAACATGTCTTAAGGTGGTTGATGAATTAACAAGAATTTACGGTGCTAACGCCTTCGCCTATGAATACAAGTCACAGAGATATTTCAGGGATGCGCGGTTCCTCCTTTACGGTGGAGGAACACATGAAGTCTTGAAGGATTTTATTGGAAAGGCTATAATAGGAAAATTGTAA
- a CDS encoding electron transfer flavoprotein subunit beta/FixA family protein: MKILVFIKQVADTEARIFIKSDKKSLEIENKYNMNFFDEFAVEEAISIKEKKEGTWIGVCTYGPRRAIEALRTAIAMGIDQAFLLDNNGINGDDPLITAKILAGFAKQEGFDLILCGRQAIDDESSNIGIMTAEFLGIPHVSAIMKLDIIDEKKVLVESEIEGGRETVEVQLPALFTTQKGLNEPRVPLITGVMKAMKADIPLIDPYSLGLTREMIDTCAAKTNILYYETPESRPPVRIIEGNTPEEKVRDLITVLKEEAKVL; this comes from the coding sequence TTGAAAATTCTGGTATTTATCAAGCAGGTTGCTGATACAGAGGCAAGAATTTTTATAAAAAGCGATAAAAAATCGCTTGAGATTGAGAATAAGTATAATATGAATTTCTTTGATGAGTTTGCTGTTGAAGAAGCTATAAGCATCAAAGAAAAAAAAGAAGGAACCTGGATCGGAGTTTGTACGTATGGTCCCAGGAGGGCAATTGAAGCATTACGAACAGCGATTGCAATGGGCATTGACCAGGCGTTTTTACTGGATAATAATGGTATAAACGGCGACGACCCTTTGATTACAGCAAAGATTCTGGCAGGTTTTGCCAAACAGGAAGGTTTTGATCTTATCTTGTGCGGCAGACAGGCAATTGATGATGAAAGTTCGAACATCGGAATAATGACGGCTGAATTTCTGGGTATCCCTCATGTAAGTGCGATTATGAAACTGGATATTATCGACGAAAAAAAGGTATTGGTGGAAAGCGAGATAGAAGGCGGCAGAGAAACCGTAGAAGTACAATTGCCGGCGCTTTTTACTACCCAGAAGGGGCTAAACGAGCCGAGAGTCCCGCTCATTACCGGCGTGATGAAAGCAATGAAAGCGGATATACCTTTAATAGATCCTTACTCACTGGGACTTACACGGGAAATGATAGACACATGTGCAGCAAAAACAAATATACTCTATTATGAAACCCCGGAAAGCAGGCCTCCTGTCAGGATTATCGAAGGGAATACACCGGAGGAAAAGGTAAGAGACCTGATAACGGTTTTAAAAGAAGAAGCAAAAGTTTTATAA
- a CDS encoding electron transfer flavoprotein subunit alpha/FixB family protein → MSRGVFVFIECKDGAIRKVSFELLSKAKEITEKISSASYAVLLGSNIIQIAEELKAYADKIIVVDKEILKEYRCDAYTQVMEYLVKKYNPKMVFGASTVTGKDLFPRLAARLEMPIVSDAIGIEFEGEEMKIKKPLYGGKIISWVTFKGSKNTLLTFRPNTFLIEKKMLNGEIIEETMDVQKDTRINVLGIQKAITKKIDLQEADFIICGGRGMKGPENFQALEEIADIMEGRAGASRAVVDAKWRDYDDQIGKSGKTVSPKLYIGCGISGALHHTMGMDTSKVIVAINKDPNAPIFQYADYGIVDDVFNILPVLKEELKKTKEEL, encoded by the coding sequence ATGTCAAGAGGTGTTTTTGTATTTATAGAATGTAAAGACGGCGCAATCCGGAAAGTTTCCTTCGAACTTCTGTCGAAGGCAAAGGAAATTACTGAGAAAATTTCATCAGCTTCATATGCGGTGCTTTTAGGCAGTAATATAATTCAGATAGCAGAAGAATTAAAGGCCTATGCCGACAAGATTATCGTGGTGGATAAGGAAATTTTAAAGGAATACCGATGCGATGCCTATACACAAGTAATGGAATATCTTGTAAAAAAATATAATCCCAAAATGGTTTTCGGAGCATCCACTGTAACCGGTAAAGACCTTTTCCCGAGGCTTGCTGCAAGGCTGGAAATGCCCATAGTGTCAGATGCAATCGGCATTGAATTTGAAGGCGAAGAAATGAAGATTAAAAAACCGCTTTACGGAGGTAAAATTATTTCATGGGTTACATTCAAAGGCAGTAAAAATACGCTTTTAACATTCAGACCCAATACTTTCCTGATTGAAAAGAAGATGCTTAACGGTGAGATCATAGAAGAAACAATGGATGTGCAGAAAGACACGAGAATAAATGTTCTTGGCATACAAAAGGCTATTACGAAAAAAATTGATCTGCAGGAAGCTGATTTTATTATTTGCGGCGGCAGAGGCATGAAAGGTCCTGAAAATTTTCAGGCTCTTGAAGAAATCGCAGATATCATGGAAGGAAGGGCAGGAGCTTCCCGTGCGGTTGTAGACGCCAAATGGAGAGATTATGACGACCAGATCGGAAAAAGCGGCAAGACCGTATCTCCGAAGCTCTATATTGGCTGCGGCATATCAGGCGCCCTTCATCATACAATGGGCATGGACACATCGAAAGTGATCGTTGCAATCAACAAAGACCCCAATGCCCCGATATTCCAGTATGCTGATTACGGTATTGTTGACGATGTTTTTAATATATTGCCGGTTTTGAAAGAAGAATTGAAGAAGACAAAAGAAGAATTATAA
- a CDS encoding DUF1848 domain-containing protein has translation MIISASRRTDIPAFFSDWFYNRIDERYLLVRNPMNRHQVSRINLSPEAVDCIVFWSKNPAGIMDRLHRLRGYNFYFQYTLTGYGEKLEPNVPSCQEAVSTFRALSDMIGKGRVIWRYDPIILSEQLNIKYHAGRFEEIARQLSGKTKRCVISFVDMYKKSKRNMASVPIVEIQAEQMIEMAAILSRISSKYNIELTSCAEIIDLTQYGIIHGKCIDDKLIEEISGFVLNVKKDPTQRLECGCVASVDIGTYNTCAHECLYCYANYNHNRVHRNYAAHDPQSPLLFGVIGPEDKIHERKTASCKKVQKGLF, from the coding sequence ATGATAATTAGCGCAAGCAGAAGAACCGATATACCGGCATTTTTCTCCGACTGGTTTTATAACAGAATTGATGAGAGATATTTGCTGGTTCGTAATCCAATGAACCGGCATCAGGTGAGCCGGATAAATCTATCCCCGGAAGCTGTTGACTGCATTGTGTTCTGGTCTAAGAATCCCGCCGGAATAATGGACAGACTCCACAGGCTGCGAGGCTACAACTTCTACTTCCAGTATACTCTTACCGGCTATGGAGAAAAGTTGGAGCCGAATGTTCCCTCGTGTCAGGAAGCAGTCTCAACTTTCCGTGCTTTGTCGGATATGATAGGGAAGGGCAGGGTTATCTGGAGATATGACCCTATAATTCTGAGTGAGCAACTAAATATAAAATATCATGCAGGCAGGTTCGAAGAGATAGCACGGCAATTATCGGGAAAAACTAAACGGTGTGTCATAAGCTTTGTCGATATGTACAAAAAATCAAAGCGGAACATGGCATCTGTTCCAATAGTTGAGATTCAGGCGGAGCAGATGATCGAAATGGCAGCAATTCTCAGCAGGATATCCTCCAAATACAATATTGAGTTGACAAGCTGTGCTGAAATAATTGATCTGACACAATACGGAATTATTCATGGAAAATGTATAGACGATAAACTTATTGAGGAAATCTCAGGCTTTGTCCTTAATGTGAAAAAGGACCCGACACAAAGGCTGGAATGCGGCTGTGTTGCAAGTGTCGATATCGGGACGTATAACACATGTGCCCATGAATGTTTGTACTGTTATGCCAACTATAATCACAACCGGGTTCATCGTAATTATGCAGCCCATGATCCGCAGTCGCCTTTGCTTTTCGGGGTTATTGGCCCGGAGGACAAAATTCACGAGAGGAAAACTGCAAGCTGCAAAAAAGTCCAAAAGGGACTTTTTTGA